From Aspergillus chevalieri M1 DNA, chromosome 4, nearly complete sequence, a single genomic window includes:
- a CDS encoding putative amidase (COG:J;~EggNog:ENOG410PIP8;~InterPro:IPR023631,IPR036928;~PFAM:PF01425;~SECRETED:SignalP(1-22)) gives MIFCRQLSCLVTLLYTSAGVLGYPACVKAPAGDCTYPSLINATSDQLQDGLSKGCFTSADLVKAYVKRIHEVNSTLHMVLEINPDAMQIAQSLDEERKRGSTRGPLHGLPILVKDLIGTNDKMETAAGSYALVGAKVPEDSTVVAKLRESGAIILGKTSLSEWANFRSSDSSDGWNARGGQTYAAYIQDQTPSGSSSGSAVSADLGLALAALGTETYGSILWPSEKSNIVGIKPTTGLTSRHMAIPISERQDTIGPMARTVKDAAMVLQAIAGQDPKDNYTLASPFSAGFPDYVAACKSSGLQGKRIGIPRNVINHNGGNDTFVVPAFEAAISEIEAAGATIVDDANFTAYEESVNSNTYIEMMALDFISNIANYLSGLKINPNKLYSLNDIRNFTQHEPLEDFPDRNTESWDMAVSVGLNNTSPQFWSLYQQALKIGGDGGILGALTRQNLDAVILPTAVAPAIPAMVGSPVITVPLGVFPEGTPEIKDRGVVYSAPGIPFGISFLGARWSEEQLIGMAYAFEQRTLKRDQLRRIIEPKTELRDVL, from the exons ATGATATTTTGTCGGCAGTTATCGTGCCTGGTGACTCTTTTGTATACCAGCGCAGGCGTTTTAGGATACCCGGCTTGCGTGAAGGCTCCAGCTGGTGACTGCACATACCCGTCTCTGATTAATGCGACGTCAGATCAACTCCAGGATGGCTTGAGTAAAGGATGCTTCACGAGCGCTGATTTGGTCAAG GCATACGTGAAAAGAATCCACGAGGTTAACTCGACTCTGCACATGGTGTTGGAGATCAATCCAGATGCAATGCAAATTGCCCAGAGTCTCGAcgaggagagaaagagggggagTACTCGAGG ACCTCTCCACGGCCTTCCCATTCTGGTCAAAGATCTGATAGGCACAAACGACAAAATGGAAACGGCTG CCGGCTCGTACGCACTCGTTGGCGCAAAAGTACCCGAAGATTCAACCGTCGTGGCCAAACTCAGAGAAAGCGGGGCTATCATCCTCGGCAAAACGAGTCTCTCGGAATGGGCGAACTTCAGATCCTCGGATTCATCGGATGGTTGGAATGCGAGAGGAGGTCAGACATATGCTGCCTACATTCAGGATCAGACCCCCAGCGGAAGTTCTAGTGGCAGTGCCGTTTCTGCTGATTTGGGGCTCGCTCTGGCAGCGCTTGGGACGGAG ACATATGGAAGTATCCTCTGGCCCAGCGAAAAGAGCAACATTGTCGGGATCAAACCAACAACCGGACTGACCTCACGGCATATGGCCATTCCAATCAGCGAACGCCAGGATACCATCGGACCCATGGCCAGAACGGTTAAAGACGCGGCGATGGTCTTGCAGGCTATTGCTGGACAGGATCCTAAAGATAACTATACATTGGCCTCGCCATTTTCCGCCGGTTTTCCGGACTATGTCGCGGCGTGCAAATCCTCGGGTTTACAAGGAAAGCGAATCGGGATCCCTCGCAACGTTATTAACCATAATGGTGGGAATGATACTTTTGTTGTACCCGCCTTTGAAGCCGCCATTTCGGAAATAGAGGCTGCAGGAGCGACTATTGTTGACGATGCCAACTTCACGGCTTATGAAGAATCCGTCAATTCGAATACTTACATCGAAATGATGGCTCTAGATTTCATCAGCAATATCGCAAACTACCTTTCCGGCCTGAAAATCAACCCAAACAAACTTTACTCCCTGAACGACATCCGAAATTTTACACAACACGAACCCCTGGAAGATTTCCCAGACCGCAACACGGAATCATGGGACATGGCCGTGTCAGTAGGACTCAACAATACATCTCCGCAATTCTGGTCGTTGTACCAGCAAGCCCTCAAGATCGGTGGTGATGGAGGTATCCTAGGTGCTCTCACGCGGCAAAACCTAGATGCTGTCATACTGCCCACTGCTGTCGCTCCTGCAATTCCAGCCATGGTTGGCTCGCCAGTCATCACAGTTCCGCTTGGCGTGTTCCCAGAGGGAACGCCTGAAATAAAGGATCGTGGAGTCGTGTACAGTGCTCCTGGGATTCCTTTCGGAATTAGTTTCCTTGGAGCGAGATGGAGCGAGGAACAGCTGATCGGGATGGCGTATGCTTTTGAACAGCGGACATTGAAGAGGGATCAGTTGCGACGCATCATTGAGCCGAAGACGGAGTTGAGGGATGTCTTATAG
- a CDS encoding MFS transporter (COG:G;~EggNog:ENOG410Q2YG;~InterPro:IPR020846,IPR011701,IPR036259;~PFAM:PF07690;~TransMembrane:9 (i84-110o122-140i152-171o177-198i210-228o240-260i281-304o310-329i350-366o);~go_function: GO:0022857 - transmembrane transporter activity [Evidence IEA];~go_process: GO:0055085 - transmembrane transport [Evidence IEA]) yields the protein MGVTPEISVYNDDKESGESKAHTRDTHLSVEEFSPTLEEGFRFRPSIHGEDVEDRFEDEDSGARHRRRLAKRQNAGWRPGVREWLVLICVSIVVMMDAFDATVVIPLVPYLSHAFARPLENILWLPAGYLLANAGGQMIFATLSEIFNYGSLMIAALLFATAGTGICGGSMDFPDLLAGRTVQGIGGGGVMAISLLIVMDTMPGSHWVRYIGWLSTVRVIGAILGPLLGGLFVDYVRFNWAFYFNFAFCALGLLVCPFAVDLGSKKGASLSKFKRMDWPGCILALTGVGLFLVGMCWGGTEYYWKDWETVMPITVGGVMIITLVFWEMLWATRPLFTLRALGLQDPRSTAIAYIGSFLHGFLVGLFD from the exons ATGGGCGTCACACCAGAGATATCTGTCTATAACGATGACAAAGAAAGCGGCGAATCCAAAGCCCACACCCGCGATACACATCTCAGCGTCGAGGAATTCTCACCCACACTCGAAGAAGGATTCCGATTTCGACCCTCAATCCACGGcgaggatgttgaagaccgatttgaggatgaggatagTGGAGCTCGCCATCGTCGCCGTCTGGCAAAGCGCCAGAATGCTGGGTGGAGGCCCGGGGTTAGGGAATGGCTTGTTCTCATCTGCGTGTCGATTGTGGTTATGATGGATGCGTTTGATGCGACTGTGGTGATTCCTCTGGTACCT TACCTTTCTCACGCCTTTGCGAGACCACTCGAGAATATCTTATGGCTGCCCGCAGGCTACCTCCTCGCCAACGCCGGAGGACAAATGATTTTCGCCACGCTTTCCGAAATATTCAATTACGGATCCCTCATGATAGCCGCTCTTCTCTTCGCCACGGCCGGAACAGGCATCTGCGGCGGCTCCATGGATTTCCCTGATCTGCTCGCTGGTCGAACAGTGCAGGGAATTGGCGGTGGCGGCGTAATGGCGATCTCGCTCTTGATTGTGATGGATACCATGCCAGGTTCGCATTGGGTTCGGTACATAGGATGGCTGTCCACGGTTCGTGTGATAGGCGCTATACTAGGACCGCTCCTCGGTGGCCTGTTTGTCGATTATGTTCGATTCAACTGGGCGTTTTATTTCAACTTTGCATTCTGTGCTCTGGGCCTACTGGTATGCCCCTTTGCCGTGGATTTGGGGTCGAAGAAAGGCGCTAGTCTTTCCAAGTTCAAGAGGATGGATTGGCCTGGCTGCATCCTCGCCCTAACCGGGGTTGGCCTTTTCCTTGTCGGGATGTGTTGGGGCGGCACGGAGTATTACTGGAAGGACTGGGAAACAGTGATGCCAATAACAGTTGGAGGGGTTATGATCATTACCCTTGTCTTCTGGGAGATGCTATGGGCAACACGACCGTTGTTCACGTTACGGGCGCTAGGTCTGCAAGATCCGCGTTCAACGGCGATAGCCTATATCGGTAGTTTCCTTCATGGCTTCTTGGTGGGTCTCTTCGATTGA
- the UBA4 gene encoding urmylation protein (COG:H;~EggNog:ENOG410PFVS;~InterPro:IPR035985,IPR001763,IPR000594,IPR028885, IPR036873;~PFAM:PF00899,PF00581;~go_component: GO:0005829 - cytosol [Evidence IEA];~go_function: GO:0004792 - thiosulfate sulfurtransferase activity [Evidence IEA];~go_function: GO:0008641 - ubiquitin-like modifier activating enzyme activity [Evidence IEA];~go_process: GO:0002143 - tRNA wobble position uridine thiolation [Evidence IEA]) yields MENLERTCASLRAQISATETKLAGLRRELESAEKAAIDIRKQEDTKTEEENKNRETRTWPLLAEEYRRYGRQMIVPQLGLQGQLKLRSSRMLIVGAGGLGCPAAQYLAGAGVGTLGLVDGDTVEFSNLHRQVLHRRRTVGKFKVDSAIEYLQELNHHSTYIPYRAHLTPQDAPEIFKDYDLILDCTDNPATRYLISDTAVLLGKPLVSASALRTEGQLMVLNNPPRPAGDATGGPCYRCVFPKPPPANSVVSCADGGILGPVVGTMGLLQALEAIKVITASDSTPRNPPSLLIFSAYSSPQFRSIKLRSRRANCAVCSAEAKVSLDTLKSGSTDYEFFCGTATPETLLSPEERISPQEYRARHPDTFAAGTTPAVDGKHTMIDVREKVQFDICNIDNSINIPISSILSSRPTPAAEDGIPAPLPSWLPRDIASPDSTDPVYVVCRLGNDSQVAVKRLKELGLDRGGQRFIGDIQGGLHAWRRQVDPEWPEY; encoded by the exons ATGGAGAACCTCGAACGCACATGCGCATCGTTGCGCGCTCAAATCTCCGCCACAGAAACCAAGTTAGCGGGGTTGCGACGCGAGCTCGAAAGCGCAGAAAAGGCCGCCATAGACATCAGGAAGCAGGAGGATACCAAgacagaagaagagaacaaGAATCGTGAAACAAGGACCTGGCCACTTCTGGCCGAGGAGTATCGGCGCTATGGAAGACAGATGATTGTACCGCAGCTTGGTCTTCAAG GTCAGTTGAAGCTTCGGTCCtcgaggatgttgattgTTGGCGCGGGTGGATTGGGATGTCCGGCTGCGCAGTATCTAGCCGGTGCGGGAGTGGGCACATTGGGTCTGGTCGATGGGGATACGGTCGAGTTCTCGAACCTTCACCGCCAGGTACTACACCGGAGGAGAACCGTTGGAAAGTTTAAGGTGGATAGTGCGATTGAGTACCTTCAAGA ATTGAACCATCACTCTACATACATTCCCTACAGAGCACACCTTACACCCCAAGACGCACCGGAGATCTTCAAAGACTACGACCTGATCCTCGATTGTACGGATAACCCCGCGACCCGTTACTTGATCTCGGATACTGCAGTACTGCTTGGGAAACCGTTGGTCTCTGCCTCCGCATTGCGAACCGAAGGCCAGCTCATGGTCCTGAACAACCCTCCTCGACCAGCCGGAGATGCGACTGGAGGACCATGCTACCGATGCGTCTTCCCGAAACCACCACCCGCGAATAGTGTTGTCAGTTGTGCAGATGGTGGAATCCTTGGACCTGTGGTGGGGACGATGGGTCTTCTGCAGGCGTTGGAGGCGATCAAGGTTATCACTGCAAGTGACAGCACACCTCGTAATCCCCCATCACTTCTTATTTTCTCTGCGTACTCGTCGCCTCAGTTCCGGTCCATCAAGCTTCGCTCCCGTCGGGCGAACTGCGCGGTGTGCTCTGCTGAAGCTAAAGTGTCGTTGGATACTTTGAAGTCGGGGTCAACCGACTACGAATTCTTCTGCGGAACAGCAACCCCCGAGACACTGCTCTCACCAGAAGAACGCATTTCACCGCAGGAATACCGAGCAAGGCATCCCGATACATTCGCGGCAGGAACTACTCCTGCCGTAGACGGCAAGCACACAATGATAGACGTTAGAGAAAAAGTCCAGTTCGACATTTGCAACATCGACAACAGCATCAACATCCCGATCTCAAGCATCCTTTCATCCCGCCCGACTCCGGCTGCGGAGGATGGTATCCCTGCTCCATTGCCCTCGTGGCTTCCAAGAGACATCGCTTCTCCAGACTCCACTGACCCCGTATATGTTGTGTGCCGTCTTGGGAATGACTCGCAGGTTGCTGTGAAGAGGCTCAAGGAACTGGGTTTGGACCGTGGAGGCCAGAGGTTCATTGGTGATATACAGGGTGGACTGCATGCCTGGCGAAGACAGGTAGATCCGGAGTGGCCTGAATATTAG
- a CDS encoding uncharacterized protein (COG:U;~EggNog:ENOG410PJJN;~InterPro:IPR000757,IPR013320;~TransMembrane:1 (i62-84o);~go_function: GO:0004553 - hydrolase activity, hydrolyzing O-glycosyl compounds [Evidence IEA];~go_process: GO:0005975 - carbohydrate metabolic process [Evidence IEA]), producing the protein MQNKHYFVSIEGLHRIQTEYSTDADPSPPPLRRAPPITTTITGTAKVSPWYNPCGLSRKTKWMIIMTGLLVAGVILGTVVGGVVGSRNTSDRYPDYSPLQYRLTNDYMGPDFFGHFYYFSEDDPTRGTVDYVDRATAQDLNLTYTTDNSAVLKVDTVNPATERGRRSVRIESKAQYDHGLFIIDITHTPVGCGTWPAVWLLGPDHPWHGEIDIVETDNLALDGNIVTLHTWEGCRVEDVERKQTGKKGKWNCGDGDRDGCDVQGYPESDGERMNHMGGGVYALELREAGIRIWFFRRSQIPPDISTNPDPSTWGLPLADFPNTKCDILSHFNNMSIVINIAFVVNKVLIRSSILTSTSVRGIVRIL; encoded by the coding sequence ATGCAAAACAAACATTACTTCGTCTCTATCGAGGGCCTGCACCGCATACAGACCGAATATTCGACTGACGCAGACCCCTCACCACCTCCTCTCCGTCGTGCTCCTCCTATCACTACTACTATTACCGGGACAGCAAAAGTGTCTCCGTGGTATAACCCGTGTGGTCTGTCCCGAAAGACCAAGTGGATGATCATTATGACAGGACTCCTCGTCGCGGGAGTAATCTTGGGTACCGTCGTGGGTGGAGTCGTGGGCTCGAGGAACACGAGCGATCGATATCCGGACTACAGTCCGCTGCAGTACCGGCTAACAAATGATTACATGGGCCCCGACTTCTTTGGCCACTTTTATTATTTCAGCGAAGACGATCCTACGAGGGGGACGGTTGACTACGTCGACCGCGCAACGGCCCAGGACCTAAATCTGACATATACCACCGACAACTCGGCCGTTCTCAAGGTAGACACTGTTAACCCAGCCACTGAGCGTGGCCGTCGGTCTGTCCGCATCGAGTCAAAGGCGCAATACGACCATGGTCTATTTATCATTGATATCACCCACACACCAGTCGGTTGTGGGACATGGCCCGCGGTTTGGCTGCTAGGTCCCGACCATCCCTGGCATGGTGAGATTGATATCGTGGAGACGGACAACCTGGCTCTGGATGGGAATATCGTGACTCTGCACACCTGGGAAGGCTGTCGCGTGGAGGACGTCGAACGGAAACAAACCGGGAAGAAAGGCAAGTGGAATTGCGGTGATGGCGACAGGGATGGATGCGATGTCCAAGGCTACCCAGAGTCTGATGGGGAGCGGATGAATCATATGGGAGGAGGTGTTTATGCCCTGGAACTGCGGGAGGCTGGTATTAGGATCTGGTTCTTCCGCCGCAGCCAGATCCCACCAGATATCTCGACTAACCCGGATCCATCGACGTGGGGACTTCCGTTGGCTGATTTCCCGAACACAAAGTGTGACATTCTGTCACATTTCAACAACATGAGCATCGTCATCAATATTGCCTTTGTGGTCAACAAGGTGCTGATCCGAAGCTCTATACTGACCAGTACCAGTGTCCGGGGAATTGTTCGGATTTTGTAA
- a CDS encoding uncharacterized protein (COG:S;~EggNog:ENOG410PJ2B;~InterPro:IPR018823,IPR018820;~PFAM:PF13515,PF10334;~TransMembrane:10 (i84-102o108-133i145-164o184-201i213-234o641-659i689-712o718-736i743-760o780-804i)) — MVSRSSSFSDTDPPIQFNTPNPPVDMEDVPEPRKNYPKIFAAKVKRGWQRLELDIPTVLQMMKGAIPPTIALAMYQADSVSSEFTTLGYMVAIISVLGFAIMPRAKFIQMMVLDVLAVCVAISIALLMMYCCIHSRQHATTGYRTALGAYNSSASAVSGVWLFFQTFMVHSLRAKFPQFQFPVIIYSIIAVVTSTYAPQFTSMATAIGFATRLLKACMTGLALTTGVSLFIFPLSTRTVVFKEMAGYIGGLRAALKAHSNYFVTLERDDMFGRTETFDETVEKMGKKGKVYSSEAQAIHAAVQKITELHGKLHGDLTFAKREFAWGELGPDDLQMTFRQLRKVMIPVVGIGFVVDIFQRLSEYNKWNEPIDPNANDLPTDAIRQRVVREWNDIMRAVHDPFASMIETIDEGLQHVSYTLRLTKPPKKKAAPSPANSDMSDNKDGGDIEADAGKVEPGDKGFAEHFQRKLSEFRVAKKIALQTWAEEKGLKLPDDFFDHPSAMEDINDLPADVTGFSRDRNRRQLYLFLFMEQLLFASGQTVLEFVQFADEKRDSGKLSRTRLIVPGGKRMVKWLASIFHVGDTHEDDNIGDINTQGNILQLGEAYKYRKDPEHLPPQTAFEKVGDKVRMFSWMLRSTECAYGFRVACATMTIAVIAYLYDTQEFFVRQRLFWAIIMVNLSMSPTSGQSIFGFVLRILGTVLAMIVCFLSWYIPDEHTAGTLVFFFIFVSCAFYVPIKMFRFRIIGIITIITASMIIGYELQVRKVGEQIATSNGQTYYPIYLLAPYRLATVAGGIGVSFIWTFFPYPMSEHSVLRQSLGASLYLLANYYSLNHETVSARIRGDEGDMALKTSSGRRLEKARNQVFSKQMLMLNGLRTYSGFLRWEVPVGGKFPKKRYDSIINCIENIVNYLSLLGYASEALSKLGTNESESAWIHDFKALITQARITTHEITSVLCLLSASITNRQPLPPYLKTPRPYSFSKRLEALDKDILSIRHMAEPGYAAFSVLQISTRCIVGDVDRLLRDVKALVGELDFSFHAVSTRETSKSSMNVTRSSMYASGLSRASSFRDKSD; from the exons ATGGTTTCACGGTCCAGCTCGTTCAGCGATACGGATCCTCCGATCCAGTTCAACACGCCAAATCCGCCTGTTGATATGGAGGACGTGCCTGAGCCTAGAAAGAATTACCCGAAGATTTTCGCGGCTAAGGTGAAGCGAGGATGGCAAAGATTGGAATTGGATATCCCGACGGTTCTGCAGATGATGAA AGGCGCTATTCCGCCCACAATTGCTCTTGCTAT GTACCAAGCGGACTCGGTATCTTCGGAATTCACCACGCTCGGCTACATGGTGGCTATCATCTCCGTCCTTGGATTCGCCATCATGCCCAGAGCCAAGTTCATTCAAATGATGGTCCTTGACGTGCTAGCAGTCTGCGTAGCAATTTCAATTGCCCTGCTCATGATGTACTGCTGTATACACTCACGGCAGCATGCAACGACAGGCTATCGGACCGCGCTTGGAGCTTATAATTCGTCTGCATCCGCCGTTAGCGGCGTGTGGCTTTTCTTCCAGACCTTCATGGTACATTCGCTTCGCGCTAAGTTTCCGCAGTTTCAGTTTCCGGTCATCATCTATTCGATCATTGCTGTGGTCACCAGTACCTATGCACCGCAGTTTACGAGTATGGCTACAGCAATTGGTTTTGCTACGAGACTCCTGAAGGCGTGTATGACGGGTTTGGCTCTTACCACGGGTGTTTCTCTTTTTATCTTCCCCTTGTCTACCAGAACAGTGGTCTTCAAGGAGATGGCAGGATACATAGGAGGCTTGCGCGCAGCTCTCAAGGCGCATTCAAATTACTTCGTGACACTAGAACGCGACGACATGTTCGGCCGCACAGAAACATTCGATGAAACCGTCGAGAAAATGGGCAAAAAGGGCAAAGTCTACAGCTCCGAGGCACAAGCCATTCATGCCGCAGTCCAGAAAATCACCGAGCTTCACGGAAAGCTCCATGGTGATTTGACGTTCGCCAAACGAGAATTCGCGTGGGGAGAGCTAGGCCCTGATGACCTGCAGATGACTTTCCGACAGCTTCGCAAGGTTATGATTCCTGTTGTCGGAATTGGGTTTGTCGTGGATATCTTCCAGCGTCTTTCGGAGTACAACAAGTGGAATGAACCAATTGATCCGAACGCAAATGATCTCCCGACTGATGCGATCCGCCAACGGGTCGTGCGAGAATGGAATGATATCATGAGGGCTGTTCATGATCCGTTTGCTTCTATGATCGAGACCATTGACGAGGGATTACAGCACGTGTCCTACACCTTGAGGTTGACTAAGccaccgaagaagaaggctgccCCCAGTCCTGCAAATTCTGACATGTCTGATAATAAAGATGGAGGTGATATCGAGGCGGATGCTGGGAAAGTTGAACCGGGTGACAAGGGTTTCGCTGAGCATTTCCAGCGCAAGTTGAGTGAATTTCGGGTGGCCAAGAAGATTGCGTTGCAGACTTGGGCTGAAGAAAAAGGCTTGAAATTACCCGATGACTTCTTCGATCATCCCTCGGCTATGGAGGATATCAATGACCTTCCTGCAGACGTTACGGGATTCAGTAGAGACAGAAATCGCCGACAACTCTATCTGTTTCTTTTC ATGGAACAATTGCTATTCGCATCAGGACAAACAGTCCTGGAGTTCGTCCAATTCGCCGATGAAAAACGCGACAGCGGGAAACTGTCCAGGACACGCCTCATTGTCCCAGGGGGGAAACGAATGGTCAAGTGGCTAGCAAGTATCTTCCATGTAGGCGACACTCACGAAGATGATAACATCGGCGACATCAACACGCAAGGCAATATCCTACAACTTGGAGAAGCGTACAAGTACCGAAAAGACCCCGAGCATCTCCCACCACAAACCGCTTTCGAAAAAGTCGGCGACAAAGTCCGCATGTTCTCCTGGATGTTACGCTCGACTGAATGCGCCTATGGTTTCCGAGTAGCGTGCGCGACGATGACCATTGCTGTTATTGCATATCTGTATGACACGCAGGAGTTCTTCGTACGGCAACGCTTGTTCTGGGCTATTATCATGGTTAACCTCAGTATGTCGCCTACCTCGGGCCAGAGTATCTTTGGTTTCGTGCTACGAATTCTCGGCACTGTACTCGCCATGATTGTCTGTTTCTTGTCTTGGTACATCCCCGACGAGCACACAGCAGGCACCTTGGTATTTTTCTTTATCTTCGTCTCCTGCGCCTTCTACGTTCCCATCAAAATGTTCCGGTTCCGTATCATCGGTATTATCACCATCATTACCGCATCCATGATCATCGGCTACGAGCTCCAAGTCCGCAAGGTCGGGGAACAAATCGCTACATCCAACGGACAGACATACTACCCAATCTACCTCCTTGCGCCTTATCGATTGGCAACCGTCGCAGGTGGTATTGGTGTCTCATTTATCTGGACTTTCTTTCCGTATCCCATGTCGGAGCATTCTGTGCTTCGCCAGAGTCTTGGTGCTTCGCTGTATCTACTGGCAAATTACTACTCGCTTAACCACGAGACTGTCTCCGCGCGGATTCGGGGCGATGAGGGCGATATGGCGCTGAAGACGTCTTCTGGACGTAGACTCGAGAAGGCGCGGAATCAGGTCTTCTCGAAACAGATGCTGATGTTGAACGGCCTGCGGACATACTCTGGGTTCCTGCGATGGGAGGTCCCAGTCGGTGGTAAATTCCCCAAGAAACGATATGACTCCATCATCAATTGCATAGAGAA CATCGTAAACTACCTATCTCTACTAGGCTACGCCTCTGAAGCCCTCTCCAAACTCGGTACCAACGAGTCCGAATCCGCCTGGATCCACGACTTCAAGGCTCTCATCACCCAAGCGCGCATCACAACCCATGAGATCACCTCCGTGCTATGTCTCCTCTCAGCAAGTATCACCAACCGCCAGCCTTTACCGCCGTACTTGAAGACTCCCCGGCCATACAGTTTCTCGAAGAGGCTCGAGGCGCTGGACAAGGATATTCTGAGCATCAGACATATGGCCGAACCGGGGTATGCGGCGTTTTCGGTGCTGCAGATTTCGACGAGATGTATTGTGGGTGATGTGGATCGGTTGTTGCG TGACGTGAAAGCATTAGTTGGAGAGCTGGATTTCTCCTTCCATGCTGTTAGTACCCGCGAAACCTCGAAGTCGTCGATGAATGTCACGAGATCATCTATGTATGCGTCGGGACTGTCCAGGGCTTCTTCGTTCCGGGATAAAAGTGATTAG